A genome region from Gloeocapsopsis sp. IPPAS B-1203 includes the following:
- a CDS encoding anthranilate synthase component I, whose product MQPWYWRSLPLENRTGTQIFAALFANEFIATLLESPYAPPQQLIQTRYSICAGAPRTINGCLQFWTPAVGEILQCLRQRLLSAANKQVVSPPQSTLPFTGGWLGWLGYDFAWELEKLPTLKQDSLPFPVAFWYEPECFAVLDHWQQILHLAASDPQQLDKLQSNLASPPAPPAPLPFCPPQFAQRGKPPHEKSGSSAPLIFLTSQAEYEHAVWRAKNYIQAGDIFQANLSLRFETQTTASGWEIYQTLQKINPSPFASYWRSPWGEIASCSPERLVQLVGQQATTRPIAGTRSRGVTPEQDRQLAQELLSNTKERAEHIMLVDLERNDLGRVCTWGSVAVDELLVIERYSHVMHLVSNVKGTLNANHSAIDLIRAMFPGGTITGCPKLRCMEIIEELEPVRRSLFYGSCGYLDWRGNMDLNILIRTLLAAPVPSNTLATQIWGQVGAGIVADSDPEREWHESLHKAQAQLAALDKTRSEERGGATAPLGVSPL is encoded by the coding sequence ATGCAACCGTGGTATTGGCGATCGCTTCCTCTCGAAAATCGTACTGGCACGCAAATTTTTGCTGCTTTGTTTGCCAATGAGTTTATTGCAACTCTATTAGAAAGCCCCTATGCTCCACCACAGCAATTAATCCAAACTCGCTACTCAATCTGTGCAGGCGCTCCTCGTACAATCAATGGCTGTCTGCAATTTTGGACTCCAGCAGTAGGCGAAATTTTACAATGTCTCCGTCAACGGCTCCTTAGTGCTGCCAATAAACAAGTTGTATCACCTCCTCAATCGACTTTGCCCTTTACTGGTGGTTGGCTCGGTTGGTTGGGATACGATTTCGCCTGGGAACTAGAAAAACTACCAACTCTCAAACAAGATTCATTACCTTTTCCAGTCGCGTTTTGGTACGAACCAGAGTGCTTCGCAGTTCTCGATCACTGGCAGCAAATTCTTCACTTAGCCGCCTCCGATCCTCAGCAATTAGACAAACTGCAAAGCAATCTAGCATCTCCCCCTGCACCTCCTGCCCCTCTGCCCTTCTGCCCACCCCAGTTTGCTCAACGGGGGAAACCCCCGCACGAAAAAAGCGGCTCCTCTGCCCCACTTATCTTCCTGACTTCCCAAGCTGAGTACGAACACGCAGTTTGGCGTGCTAAAAACTACATCCAAGCAGGAGATATCTTTCAGGCAAATCTTTCGCTGCGGTTTGAAACTCAAACAACTGCATCAGGCTGGGAGATTTATCAAACATTACAGAAAATTAACCCATCGCCATTTGCAAGTTACTGGCGATCGCCTTGGGGAGAAATCGCAAGTTGCTCACCAGAAAGATTAGTACAACTTGTCGGACAACAAGCCACAACAAGACCAATAGCCGGAACGCGATCGCGTGGTGTGACACCCGAACAAGATCGCCAACTTGCCCAAGAGTTACTTTCAAACACTAAAGAAAGAGCTGAACACATTATGCTCGTCGATCTTGAACGCAATGACTTAGGGCGAGTATGTACCTGGGGTTCAGTTGCGGTTGATGAGTTACTCGTAATAGAGCGTTACAGTCATGTTATGCACCTTGTCAGCAATGTTAAAGGCACATTGAATGCAAATCACAGTGCAATTGATTTAATTCGTGCAATGTTCCCTGGTGGCACAATTACTGGTTGCCCAAAACTGCGCTGCATGGAAATTATCGAAGAATTAGAACCCGTTCGGCGTAGCTTATTTTATGGTTCCTGCGGTTATCTCGATTGGCGCGGTAATATGGACTTGAATATTTTAATTCGTACGCTGCTGGCAGCTCCTGTGCCTTCAAACACCCTAGCTACTCAAATTTGGGGTCAAGTTGGCGCTGGTATCGTTGCTGATAGCGATCCAGAAAGAGAATGGCACGAATCGTTACATAAAGCCCAGGCACAACTTGCAGCATTAGATAAAACTAGGAGCGAGGAGCGTGGGGGAGCCACTGCACCCTTGGGGGTGTCCCCGTTGTAG
- the acpS gene encoding holo-ACP synthase gives MIRLGTDIVYIPRIQAAFERFGDRFLHRVYTPIEQYDCGYALDSHTRPSIHQLAGRWAAKEAVAKALVTGWRGIGYTEIEIQRQTSGAPAVYLHGRAAALVATWNKDLSWQLSLSHDRDYAIATAILFC, from the coding sequence ATGATTCGACTAGGAACCGATATTGTTTATATTCCACGCATTCAAGCAGCATTTGAGCGCTTTGGCGATCGCTTTTTACACCGCGTGTATACACCAATAGAACAATACGATTGTGGATATGCTCTAGACTCACACACTCGCCCTTCAATTCATCAACTTGCTGGACGTTGGGCAGCAAAAGAAGCTGTAGCAAAGGCACTTGTAACAGGATGGCGGGGTATCGGTTACACCGAAATTGAAATTCAGCGTCAAACAAGTGGAGCACCTGCAGTATACTTACACGGGAGAGCCGCAGCATTAGTTGCAACTTGGAACAAAGATTTGTCTTGGCAATTGAGTTTAAGTCACGATCGCGACTATGCGATCGCCACAGCAATTTTGTTTTGTTGA
- a CDS encoding CbiQ family ECF transporter T component: MDLLRSLPMGLYLEQPVTWLHRLDPRVKLAWLLSFLLVPILANSPWRIMVVGLLVLITFAAKIPLRVWRQQMGWLLTVAFFVLLLGAVSPDTLSIDYQPRLPSNTLSFIPQPSDYQYVLFQRGPITVTRRSLVLAIRLSTILFTLIYSTNLFLLTTAPEEITAGIESLMRPLRWLKIPVTEIALTLTLALRFIPLVLEEVQNLARSVRTRAINWKKLGLKGAVKVWMLVAERLLENLLLRAEQMANAMMVRGFTSPNEHRVQWHDLRLRSCDWIAVICLIAFWGARFVWGNEV, translated from the coding sequence ATGGATTTACTGCGATCGCTACCAATGGGGCTTTACCTAGAACAACCAGTAACTTGGTTGCATCGGCTCGATCCTAGGGTGAAGTTAGCTTGGTTATTGAGCTTTTTACTGGTTCCCATCTTGGCAAACTCTCCTTGGCGAATTATGGTGGTGGGATTGCTAGTGTTGATTACCTTTGCCGCTAAAATTCCCTTACGAGTGTGGCGTCAGCAAATGGGCTGGCTATTAACGGTAGCGTTTTTTGTGTTACTTCTAGGTGCTGTTAGTCCAGACACTCTCAGTATCGATTATCAACCTCGCTTGCCAAGTAATACATTAAGTTTTATACCCCAACCTTCGGATTATCAGTATGTTCTATTTCAGCGCGGACCAATTACTGTCACCCGTCGTTCTTTGGTTTTGGCAATCCGCTTGAGTACAATTTTGTTCACGCTGATTTACAGTACCAACTTGTTTTTATTAACAACTGCACCAGAAGAAATTACTGCCGGAATTGAAAGCTTAATGCGTCCTTTACGCTGGTTGAAGATTCCTGTAACAGAAATTGCTTTAACTTTGACACTAGCGCTGCGGTTCATTCCCTTGGTTTTAGAAGAGGTGCAAAACTTAGCTCGTTCAGTGCGTACACGAGCAATTAACTGGAAAAAACTGGGGTTGAAAGGTGCTGTAAAAGTTTGGATGCTGGTAGCAGAACGGTTGCTAGAAAATCTCTTACTGCGAGCTGAACAAATGGCTAATGCCATGATGGTTAGGGGATTTACCAGCCCAAACGAGCATCGCGTCCAATGGCACGATCTCCGCCTAAGAAGCTGCGACTGGATTGCTGTAATATGTTTAATTGCTTTTTGGGGAGCAAGATTTGTTTGGGGTAACGAAGTGTAA